The genomic DNA AAGGAATGCACCAAAAGACTGACCTGCGCTACCGTTGAATTTAACGTTCATCGGCTGCGGAAGACCTTGGTCTTTATACACTTTCGAAATTTCGTTGGACAACATGGTGCCTACGCTTCGATCCGTGTTAATAATTGGGAACTCAGCCTCTACAGCAGTGCCTTTTTCAAGAGCAGGAATGGCAGCTTGAATAAGTTTGCGGTCAAGAACTTCTTCCAGATTATGGTTTTGCTCAATCTGATTATAAATGCCATCTTCTGCACGAGCAGGTTCTACATGTAGAACAGGTGTTAGATCGAGATTTTTGTATTTCCAGTGAGCAATATCTTCACGCACTTTTAGTTTGTGTGACTGACCGACCATCTCTTGGATAGTACGGAAGCCAAGCTCTGCCATGATTTCACGTAGACCTTCAGCCATGTATTGGAAGAAGGTAACAACGTCGTCTACGCGACCATCAAAACGTTCACGCAGAGTTTTGTTTTGCGTTGCGATACCAACAGGACAGGTGTTTTTATGACACTTACGCATCATGATACAACCTTCAACCACAAGTGCTGCGGTAGCTACGCCCCATTCTTCAGCACCCAATAACGTGGCTACTGCAAGGTCACGAGGTGTTTTCATCTGACCATCAGACTGAACAACGATACGGTTACGTAGACCGTTTTTCAGTAGTGTTTGGTGAGTTTCAGCAAGACCGAGTTCCCACGGCAAACCCGTATGGCGAATTGAAGACATAGGCGATGCCCCTGTACCGCCATCAAAGCCTGCAATAAGCACAACATCTGCTTTCGCTTTTGCTACGCCCGATGCGATAGTGCCGACGCCCGCTTCCGATACGAGTTTCACGTTAACGCGTCCAGCACGGTTGGCATTTTTCAAATCGTAGATCAACTGAGCCAAATCTTCGATTGAGTAAATATCGTGGTGAGGCGGTGGCGAAATTAGGCCAACTCCTGGAGTGGAGTGGCGAGTGGCACCGATCCAGTCATCCACTTTATCACCAGGTAACTGCCCACCTTCACCAGGCTTCGCACCTTGCGCCATCTTAATCTGAATCTCTTCAGAGTTCGTTAGGTAGTAAGAGGTAACACCGAAGCGTCCTGATGCAACCTGTTTGATTGCAGAACGTTCCCAGTCGCCATTTTCTTTGCGTTCAAAGCGAGTTGGATCTTCACCACCTTCACCTGAGTTTGATTTCGCGCCAATGCGGTTCATCGCAACAGCAAGTGTTGAGTGTGCCTCGTAAGAGATAGAACCAAATGACATAGCACCAGTAGCAAAACGCTTTAGGATGCTCTCGATAGGTTCTACTTCTTCTAGTGGAATAGAGCCTGCAGGATTTTTCACAAAGTCTAACTGGCTACGTAACGTTGCCGCATTATCACCTTGGCTATCTACTGCGCTGGTGTATTGCTTAAATTGGTCAAAGTCTTTGTTGCGTGTTGACTGTTGCAATAGGGAAATAGTTTCAGGGTTAAACAGGTGTTTTTCACCGCGTTGTTTCCACTGATAAACACCACCTACATCCAATAATTGAACTGGGATCTCGCGGGTTGGGTAACCAATACGGTGACGCACCATGACTTCTTTAGCGATATCATCAATGGTGAGGCCTTGAATACGAGAAACGGTCCCAGTGAAGTACTTATCAACCACTGACTTGCTAACACCGAGGGCTTCAAAGATTTGCGCACCATGGTATGACTGCAGTGTTGAAATGCCCATTTTTGAGAAGATCTTCAGTAGGCCGCCATTGACACCTTTACGGTAGTTTTCAAACAGCGCTTTGATGCTCGCTTCAGGGTCAAGCTTCTTAGTGCGTTGCAATTCCACCATAGTTTCGATAACTAGGTAAGGGTTGATTGCATTGGCACCATAGCCGATGAGAGTTGCAAAGTGGTGGGTTTCGCGAGCGTCACCAGTTTCAACCACAATGTCACACTTAGCACGTAACCCTTTACGGATTAAGTGGTGGTGTACCGCACCGACTGCAAGCATCGCAGGTATTGCTGCGTGGTTAGAGTTTACTGCACGGTCAGTAAGAAGAATGATGGAGTAACCATCTACGACGGCATCTTCGGCATATTGGCAGATACGCTTTAGTGCACGTTCTAGTTTTCCTTTGTCTTCACTGGCTTGGAATACAATATCAAGCGTCTTAGATTGTAAGTGCTCGTTATCGATAGCACGAAGCTTCTCAAGTTCAGAGTTAGAAAGAACCGGAGATTCTAGCTCTACTTTTTGACAGTGTTCAGGGGTTTCTGTTAACAGGTTATGGTCTTTACCAAGGTAAGTATTCAGAGACATCACCATGCGTTCACGAATTGGATCGATTGGCGGGTTAGTTACCTGAGCAAACAACTGTTTAAAGTAGTTCGATAGATGTTGAGATTGATGAGACAGAATGGCGAGAGGCCAATCGGCACCCATTGCAGAAAGTGGCTCTTTGCCATCTTTTGCCATAGGTACAATAATTTCATTGACTTCTTCTGAGCTAACACCAAACGACTGTTGTTTGTGTAGCAAGCGCTCAGGAGATGGTTGGTTAAATTCATTCTCTGCATCGGGCAGTTTTTTCAAACTGAGCAGGTTTTCTTCAACCCAAGTTTCGTATGGCTGTGCGTTAGCGATAGAATCTTTGACTTCTTCATCAGAGATAATTCGGCCTTGCTCTAGGTCGGCAACAAAGATACGTCCAGGTTGCAGACGGCCACGGAACTCAACGTTTTCTGGTTCAATTTCAACCACACCAGATTCTGATGCCATGACTAAGAAATTGTCTTTGGTCACGGTATAACGTGATGGACGAAGACCGTTACGGTCCAACGTTGCCCCTACTTGTACACCATCGGTAAAGCAGACTGACGCTGGGCCATCCCAAGGTTCCATGAT from Vibrio rarus includes the following:
- the gltB gene encoding glutamate synthase large subunit; the encoded protein is MLDREQTAQGLYTPELEHDACGIGFVAHLKNRKSHRVVTQALDMLARMEHRGGQGCDPCSGDGAGILLQKPHEFLLEETVKLGIRLPSFEKYGVGVVLFPRDEYKRAQCRDILERNAQRLDLEVLGYRVLPTDNSMLGADPLSTEPQFEHVFITGGASTTPEELERKLYVLRNYTVRVCLESVSNIGDDFYINSLSYKTLVYKGQLTTEQVPQYFLDLQNPTMVTALALVHSRFSTNTFPRWRLAQPFRYIAHNGEINTVRGNLNWMKAREAILESDLFSQAEIDMLLPICQEGGSDSSNFDMALELLVLSGRTLPHALMMLIPEAWQENKNMDPKRRAFYQYHANIMEPWDGPASVCFTDGVQVGATLDRNGLRPSRYTVTKDNFLVMASESGVVEIEPENVEFRGRLQPGRIFVADLEQGRIISDEEVKDSIANAQPYETWVEENLLSLKKLPDAENEFNQPSPERLLHKQQSFGVSSEEVNEIIVPMAKDGKEPLSAMGADWPLAILSHQSQHLSNYFKQLFAQVTNPPIDPIRERMVMSLNTYLGKDHNLLTETPEHCQKVELESPVLSNSELEKLRAIDNEHLQSKTLDIVFQASEDKGKLERALKRICQYAEDAVVDGYSIILLTDRAVNSNHAAIPAMLAVGAVHHHLIRKGLRAKCDIVVETGDARETHHFATLIGYGANAINPYLVIETMVELQRTKKLDPEASIKALFENYRKGVNGGLLKIFSKMGISTLQSYHGAQIFEALGVSKSVVDKYFTGTVSRIQGLTIDDIAKEVMVRHRIGYPTREIPVQLLDVGGVYQWKQRGEKHLFNPETISLLQQSTRNKDFDQFKQYTSAVDSQGDNAATLRSQLDFVKNPAGSIPLEEVEPIESILKRFATGAMSFGSISYEAHSTLAVAMNRIGAKSNSGEGGEDPTRFERKENGDWERSAIKQVASGRFGVTSYYLTNSEEIQIKMAQGAKPGEGGQLPGDKVDDWIGATRHSTPGVGLISPPPHHDIYSIEDLAQLIYDLKNANRAGRVNVKLVSEAGVGTIASGVAKAKADVVLIAGFDGGTGASPMSSIRHTGLPWELGLAETHQTLLKNGLRNRIVVQSDGQMKTPRDLAVATLLGAEEWGVATAALVVEGCIMMRKCHKNTCPVGIATQNKTLRERFDGRVDDVVTFFQYMAEGLREIMAELGFRTIQEMVGQSHKLKVREDIAHWKYKNLDLTPVLHVEPARAEDGIYNQIEQNHNLEEVLDRKLIQAAIPALEKGTAVEAEFPIINTDRSVGTMLSNEISKVYKDQGLPQPMNVKFNGSAGQSFGAFLAKGVKFEVEGDANDYWGKGLSGGTLVLYPDVNSNIVPEDNIVVGNVCFYGATSGESFIRGLAGERFCVRNSGAKVVVEGIGDHGCEYMTGGAAIILGSTGRNFAAGMSGGVAYVWDKNGDFESKLNAELVDLDPIEAEDKALLEEMLTKHVQFTGSEVAKSFLDNFEVSLQSMVKVMPRDYKAVLQKNKEQAQQQTEAEAV